A window of Stutzerimonas stutzeri genomic DNA:
GGCGCTGGCGCAGCGTGCCGGCTGGCAGGTCGCGGTGCTGGCGGCAGGTGACCCGCAAGCGCTGCAGGGTGACGCCGCGCTGGCCCTCGCCGAGGCGCAGGCATGTGGCGTGGCCATCGGGCCCTGGCATGCCGACGCGCCGCTCCAGGGTGTGCTGGTGGATGCGCTGCTGGGCACCGGCATTTCCGGCGACGTGCGCGAACCCTATGTCGCTGCGATCGAGGCGATCAATGCCAGTGGGTTACCGGTGCTGGCGATCGATCTGCCTTCCGGGCTCTGCGCTGACACCGGGCATGTGCTGGGTCATGCGGTGCGTGCCGACCTTAGCGTCACCTTTATAGGCCTCAAGCTCGGTCTGTTCACTGGTGATGGTCCCGATCGCGTCGGCACGCTGGTGTTCGATGACCTGCAGGCCGATCCGCAGATCGTCAGTCAGGTCGAAAGCGCAGCTGTCCGCCTCGATCGGCCCATGTTGGCGCAGGTCGCGCCACGCTCGCCGGTCGCGCACAAGGGCAGTTTTGGTCAGGTGTTGGTGATTGGCGGCGATCTGGGTACTGGCGGCGCCGCACTGCTCAGTGCCGAGGCGGCGTTGCGCTGCGGCGCCGGCATGGTGACGCTGGCGACCCGGCCGGAACACGTAACGGCCTCGCTGGTACGGCGGCCGGAAATCATGTGCAGCGGCGTCGAGTCAACCTACGGTCTGACGGCGCTCGTCGAGCGTGCCGATGTTTTGGTGGTCGGCCCTGGGCTCGGGCAAACGCCGTGGGGTCGTAGCCTGTTATCACTCACGGCGCAGCGTGATTTGCCGCAGGTGTGGGATGCCGATGCGCTGAACCTGCTGGCGGCTGGTGCCGTCGAATTGCCGGCAGGGAGCGTGATTACACCGCATCCGGGCGAGGCCGCGCGCCTGCTGCAATGCTCGGTGGGCGAGGTCCAGGCCGATCGCCCGGCCGCGGCACGCGCATTGGCCCGGCGTTATGCCTGCGTGGCGCTGTTGAAGGGCGCCGGTACGCTGATTGCCGCAGCGAATGGCCGGCTCGCGCTCTGTGATCGCGGCCATCCGGCCATGGCCGGCGCCGGCCTCGGCGATGTGTTGGCCGGCGTGATCGGCGCCTTGCTGGCACAGGACTTGACGCCATTCGACGCGGCCTGCCTGGGTGCCTGGTTGCACGCCGCCTCAGGTGAGCGCCTAGGTGAGCAGGGCCGGGGGCTGGCCGCCAGTGATCTGATTCCCGTGATCCGACAGTTGCTTGAGGAGCAGTCGCCATGCCTGAAGTGAACCTGTACGCCGCTGACGAGGACGCCATGCTGGCCGTGGGCGCACGAATCGCTCAGGTGACCGACGGTCGTGGCGTCATCTATCTGCACGGTGATCTAGGTGCCGGCAAGACGACGCTGTCGCGCGGCCTGATCCGCGGCTTTGGCCATGAGGGCAAGGTCAAGAGCCCGACCTTCACCCTGGTCGAGCCTTACGAGTTAGGCGACGTGCAGGTCTTCCATTTCGACCTTTATCGCCTGGTCGACCCGGAAGAGCTGGAATTTCTCGGCATTCGCGACTATTTCGAAGGCAATGCGCTGTGCCTGATCGAATGGCCGGAGCGCGGGGCGGGCATTTTGCCAAAGGCCGACATGGACATTACCATTGCACCGCATGAGGCCGGCCGTACGCTGCGCCTGTCGCCCCACACTGCGCGGGGCGAAGCCTGGTGTGTCGCCCTGACCGACGGAGAGCTATGAATAACATGGGTTTGGGTATGCGCATTCGCACCCTTATAGGCGGACTGGTGCTGTTGCTGATGGCAGCGGACCTGTTGGCTGCCAGCGATGTGCAGAGCGTGCGACTGTGGCGCGCGCCGGACAACACCCGCCTGGTGTTCGATCTGTCCGGTCCGGTCGAGCACAAGATCTTCACGCTCACTTCGCCTGATCGGCTGGTCATCGATGTCACAGGCGCCACGCTCAAGGCTCAGCTCGACAAACTCGGGCTACAGAACACGCCGGTAGCTTCGCTGCGTGCCGGTCAGCATGACGCCAACACCCTGCGTGTAGTGGTCGACCTGCACGCGCCAGTCTCGCCGAAGAGCTTCAGCCTGGCGCCCAATCAGCAATACGGGCACCGCCTGGTGGTCGATCTGTTCGACCAGGCAACGGCTGCCCGCGCCGCGACACAGCCACCAGCCACCGCTACCCCGGCCACGCCTGCCGCCCCTGTTTCGCCAACCCTGCCAGCGGTCAAGCTGCCTGCTACGGGCGGCAGCAAGCGTGACATCGTGATCGCCATCGACGCTGGTCATGGTGGCGAAGATCCGGGTGCGATCGGGCCTGGCAAGGTCTACGAGAAGCATGTGGTGCTGCAGATATCCAAGGAACTGCAGCGCCAGATCAACGCCGACAAAGGCTTTCGTGCCGAACTGGTGCGCACCGGCGATTACTTCATTCCGCTGCGCAAGCGCACCGAGATCGCGCGCAAGAAAGGCGCCGATCTGTTCGTCTCGATCCATGCCGATGCCGCCCCGCGCTCGGCGGCTTACGGTGCCTCGGTGTTCGCTTTGTCGGACCGCGGCGCCACATCGGAAACCGCGCGCTGGCTGGCCGACAGTGAAAACCGTTCCGATCTGATCGGCGGTGCTGGCAACGTCAGTCTCGGCGACAAGGATCAGATGCTCGCAGGCGTGTTGCTGGACCTGTCGATGACCGCTTCCTTGTCTTCCAGTCTCAACGTCGGGCAGAAGGTGTTGAGCAACATGGGGCGTATCACCCCGTTGCACAAACGCCGTGTCGAGCAGGCCGGCTTCATGGTGCTGAAGTCGCCGGACATACCATCGATTCTGGTGGAAACCGGGTTTATCTCGAATCCTTCGGAAGCCAAGAAACTACAGACGGCTAGCCACCAGCAATCGCTGGCGCGCTCGATTCACAGTGGCGTGCGGCAGTTCTTCCATGAAAACCCACCGCCTGGCACCTACGTCGCCTGGCTGCGGGACTCCGGCAAGATCGCCAGTGCGCCGCGCGAGCATGTGGTGCGTTCGGGCGAGAGCCTGGCATTGCTCGCTCAGCGCTATCAGGTCAGCCTGGCGGCTTTGCGCAGTTCCAACAGCCTGAGTAATGACGTGATCAAGGTCGGCCAAACGCTGAATATCCCCGCTACCACACTGGCTTCTCAGCCATGACCGATACGCCGCGCATCCAGCTGCTCAGTCCGCGGCTGGCGAACCAGATCGCCGCCGGTGAGGTGGTCGAACGTCCGGCCTCGGTGATCAAGGAGCTGCTGGAGAACAGCCTGGACTCGGGCGCGACTCGCATTGAGGTCGACATTGAGCAAGGCGGCGCCAAGCTGCTGCGGGTACGTGACGACGGTTGCGGTATTGCCCCGGATGACTTGCCGCTGGCCCTGGCGCGCCACGCCACCAGCAAGATTCGCGATCTGGAAGATCTTGAGCGGGTCATGAGCCTGGGTTTTCGAGGTGAGGCGCTGGCGTCGATCAGCTCCGTCTCGCGCCTGACCATGACCTCGCGTACCGCCGATGCCAGTGAGGCCTGGCAGGTGGAAACCGAAGGGCGGGAAATGGAGGCGCGGGTGCAGCCGGCGGCGCACCCGGTCGGCACCTCCGTCGAAGTGCGTGACCTGTTTTTCAACACACCGGCGCGGCGCAAGTTCCTGCGCACCGAGAAGACCGAGTTCGACCACCTGCAGGAGGTGATCAAGCGCCTGGCACTGGCGCGTTTCGACGTTGCCTTCCATCTGCGGCATAACGGCAAAGCGATATTGGCGCTGCACCAGGCGGGCGATAACGCGTCGCGTGGACGGCGAGTGGCTGCGGTTTGCGGGCCGGCGTTCCTCGAACAGGCGCTGCCCATCGAGATCGAGCGTAACGGGTTGCGGTTGTGGGGTTGGGTTGGGTTGCCGACCTTCTCGCGCAGCCAGGCCGACCTGCAGTATTTCTACGTCAACGGTCGCATGGTCCGCGACAAGCTGGTCGCCCACGCCGTGCGCCAGGCCTATCGCGACGTGCTGTTCAATGGGCGGCATCCGACCTTCGTGCTGTTCCTCGATGTTGATCCGGCGGTGGTGGATGTCAATGTGCACCCCACCAAGCACGAGGTGCGTTTCCGCGACAGCCGAATGGTGCACGACTTCCTTTACGGGACGCTGCATCGTGCGCTGGGCGACGTGCGTCCGGAGGATCAGCTCGCGGCGCCGGCCAGCGTCTCTCCAATGACCCAGGCTTCCGGGCTTGCCGCTGGCGAGTTCGCCGGGCAGAACGAAATGAGTCTGGCGGCCAGCGTGCTTGAGCGGCCCCAGGGCGATACGTCGTCCTGGCGCGGCGCAGGGGCCGGTTATCAGGCGCCACGCCCAGCATCTGCAGGCTATACCGCCGAAGCTCAGGGCGCTTATCGCGAGTTCTTCACGCCGTTGCCCGAAAGTGGTCCCGCAGCACTGCCGGCGAGTCAGGATGACGTTCCGCCGCTGGGGTATGCGCTGGCGCAGCTCAAGGGCGTCTACATCCTCGCCGAGAATGCCCAGGGCATGGTGCTGGTTGACATGCACGCCGCTCACGAACGCATCACTTACGAACGGCTGAAGACGGCCATGGCCAGCGAAGGGCTGCGCGGCCAGCCGCTGCTGGTGCCCGAATCCATCGCGGTCAGCCAGCGTGAAGCCGATTGTGCCGAAGAGCACGGGCAATGGTTCCAGAAGCTGGGCTTCGAGTTGCAGCGACTAGGGCCGGAGACATTGGCGATTCGGCAGATTCCATCGCTGCTCAAACAGGCTGAAGCAACCCAGCTGGTGCGCGACGTGCTGGCTGACCTGCTCGAGTACGGCACCAGCGATCGTATCCAGGCGCATCTCAACGAGCTGCTGGCAACTATGGCTTGCCATGGTGCGGTGCGCGCCAACCGACGCTTGACGCTACCGGAAATGAACGCCTTGCTGCGCGATATGGAACACACCGAGCGCAGCGGACAATGCAATCACGGCCGGCCGACCTGGACCCAGCTTGGCATGGACGAGCTGGACAAGCTGTTCATGCGTGGGCGGTAAGTAACGTCCTCGGCGAGCCACGCTTGCAGCCGGCCGCCCGCCACCGGACACTATGCCGCCGTGCCCGCGAGCCTGCCGATGCCTTCCATGCCTCCTGCCATCTTCCTTATGGGCCCGACTGCTTCGGGCAAGACCGATCTGGCGCTGGAGTTGGCTCGCGTGCTGCCCTGTGAGCTGATCAGCGTCGACTCGGCATTGGTCTATCGCGGCATGGACATCGGCACGGCGAAACCCTCATCCGAAGTGCTGGCGGAGTTTCCGCATCGCTTGGTGGATATTCGCGATCCGGCTGAGAGTTACTCGGCGGCCGAGTTCAGTGCGGATGCGCTGGCAGCCATGGCCGAAATCACTGCCGCTGGGCGCATCCCCCTGCTGGTTGGTGGGACCATGTTGTATTTCAAGGCATTGCAGGAAGGCCTCGCTGACATGCCCGCGGCCGATCCCTTGCTGCGCGCCGAGTTGGAAACCATGGCCGCGACCGAAGGGTTGCAGGCGCTACACGATCAACTGGCGCAGGTCGATCCGGAGTCGGCTGCGCGCATTCATCCCAACGACCCGCAACGGCTGGTGCGCGCGCTGGAGGTCTATCGCGTCAGTGGCTTGACCATGAGCGAGCACCGCGCCCGACAAAGGTCGCAAAAAGGCGCCGCAGACGCGCCGGGCTCGGGTGTCTTGCCTTATACTCTCGCGCAACTGTCCATCGCCCCTGCGCAACGCCATATTCTGCATGAGCGTATTGAGAGCCGTTTTCGGCACATGGTTGAACAGGGTCTCGTCGAAGAGGTCGAAGCCCTGAGGCGCCGCGGTGATCTGCATCTCGGAATGCCGTCGATACGTGCGGTCGGTTATCGTCAGGTCTGGGAATATCTGGACGGATCATCGACCCGAGAGGAAATGGTGGAGCGCGGCATTATTGCAACTCGGCAACTGGCCAAGCGGCAATTCACCTGGTTGCGGAGTTGGGGGGAGGTACACTGGCTGGACAGTTTGTCCCGCGACAATCTGCCGCGCGCATTGAAATACCTGCAATCGCTCTCCATATTGAGCTGACACTGCGAATTGACCGTCTATTCTCAAACACGTGGATCGTCGGTTTTACTTTTAGAACACTAATGAAAACAGATCCTCTAAGGAGTGCGGCACATGTCAAAAGGGCATTCGCTACAAGACCCTTACCTCAACACACTGCGTAAGGAACGCGTCCCGGTTTCCATCTATCTGGTTAACGGCATCAAGCTGCAGGGCCAGATCGAATCCTTCGACCAATTCGTCATTCTTCTGAAGAATACCGTCAGCCAGATGGTTTATAAGCACGCGATTTCCACTGTTGTGCCGGGCCGCCCTGTGCGCCTGCCGACCGCTGGCGATGCCGAGCAATCCGAGTCGGGCAACGATTGAGGTAGGTTTCCTTGTTCTTCGAACGTCCCGGTGGTGGTGAGCGGGCTATCCTGGTGCACCTGGATGGCCAGGACCCCGCGGCACGCGAGGATCCACAGGAGTTCCAGGAGTTGGCGCGCTCCGCTGGTGCCGAAGCGGTTGGCTTCGTCAACGTCGCTCGGCATCAGCCGACCGCCAAGTTCCTGATTGGCAGCGGCAAGGTCGAGGAGTTGCATGACCTCGTCAAGGATGGCGAGGCCGAACTGGTGATCTTCAATCACACGTTGACGCCCAGTCAGGAGCGTAACCTTGAGCGGGCGCTCGAATGCCGCGTGCTGGATCGTACTGGTCTGATTCTGGATATCTTCGCGCAGCGTGCTCGTACCCATGAGGGCAAGCTGCAGGTCGAACTGGCCCAGCTCGAGCACATGAGCACGCGCCTGGTTCGAGGCTGGACCCACCTTGAGCGTCAGAAGGGCGGTATCGGTCTGCGTGGCCCGGGTGAAACCCAGCTGGAAACCGACCGCCGCCTGTTGCGTGTGCGCATTCGTCAAATCAAGCAACGTCTGGAAAAGGTCCGCGGGCAGCGCGAGCAGGCTCGTCGCGGCCGTCGTCGCGCCGATATCCCCTCGGTGTCGCTGGTCGGTTACACGAACGCCGGCAAGTCTACTCTGTTCAATGCACTGACCGAGTCCGACGTCTACGCGGCAAATCAGCTGTTCGCCACGCTCGATCCGACTCTGCGCCGATTGGAGCTTAACGATATCGGGCCGGTGGTGCTGGCCGATACCGTGGGTTTCATTCGTCATCTGCCGCACAAGTTGGTGGAGTCTTTCCGGGCGACGCTGGAAGAATCCAGCAATGCTGACTTGCTGTTGCATGTCATTGATGCGCACGAGCCAGAGCGTGATCAGCAGATCGAGCAGGTGCTGGCCGTGCTCGGAGAGATCGGCGCCAACGAACTGCCGATGCTTGAGGTCTACAACAAGGTCGATCTCATGGTCGGTATCGAGCCGCAAATTCAGCGTGATGCCGATGGTAGGCCTCAGCGCGTTTGGGTGTCTGCGCGTGACGGGTTGGGCTTGGATCTGGTGCGCCAGGCAATTGCCGAACTGCTGGGTAATGACCTGTTTGTCGGCACGCTGCGGTTGCCGCAGCAACTCGGGCGGCTGCGTGCGCAGTTCTTCGAGCTGAGTGCTGTGCAGCGCGAAACTCATGACGAAGAGGGTGGAAGTCTGCTTGAGGTTCGCCTGCCGAGAATCGAATTGAATCGCTTGATCAGCCGCGAAGGGTTGCGGGTGGACGAGTTCATCGAGCAACACACTTTGCAATAAAGCCTGCGCTGGCAATTTTGCCGGTCGTTCGGGGCTTTCTGTAGCATTGGCGGGCGCGCCGTGGGCGCGCCTTTAGCTTTATTTGAATGGAGAGCGCTATGGCTTGGAATGAGCCGGGTGGCAACTCGAACAACCAGGATCCCTGGGGCAGCGGTGGCGGTGGCCGACGTGGTGGTGGCGACCAGAAAGGCCCGCCGGATCTCGATGAGGCTTTCCGCAAGCTGCAGGACAGCCTGAACGGCATGTTCGGCGGCAAGAAACGTGGTGGCGGCAGTAATTTGGGCGGCAGCGGCAAGCGCGGCGGTTTCGGCTTGGTCTGGATTGCCCTGGTCGTCCTGCTGGCGGTATGGCTGTTCAATGCCATCTACATCGTCGACGAGCAGGAGCAGGCAGTCGTGCTGCGCTTCGGCAAGTATCACGAGACGGTGGGGCCGGGCCTGAACATCTATTTCCCGCCGATCGACCGCAAGTTCCAAGAGAACGTTACCCGCGAGCGCTCGTACAGCAAGCAGGGTCAGATGCTCACCGAGGATGAAAACATCATCGAGGTGCCGCTCACCGTTCAGTACAAGATCAGCAATCTGCAGTCCTTCGTGCTTAGCGTAGACCAGCCCGAGGTCAGCTTGCAGCATGCTACCGATAGCGCGGTGCGCCACGTGGTGGGCTCGACGGCAATGGACCAGGTGCTGACCGAAGGTCGTGAGGTCATGGCTGGTGAGGTCAAGGAGCGTCTGCAACGGTTCCTCGACAACTATGGCACTGGCATCGTTGTCACTCAGGTCAACCTGCAAAGTGCGGCAGCGCCGCGTGAAGTGCAGGAAGCGTTCGATGACGTGATTCGTGCGCGTGAAGACGAACAGCGCGAGAAGAATCAGGCTGAATCCTATGCCAACGGCGTGATTCCCGAAGCCCGCGGCCAGGCCCAGCGTATGCTGGAAGAGGCCAGTGGTTATCGCGA
This region includes:
- a CDS encoding NAD(P)H-hydrate dehydratase: MTDSLPVALYTAAQVRELDARLIAAGTPGFELMQRAAHAAWRALRRRWPETGVVTVLAGRGNNAGDGYLLAALAQRAGWQVAVLAAGDPQALQGDAALALAEAQACGVAIGPWHADAPLQGVLVDALLGTGISGDVREPYVAAIEAINASGLPVLAIDLPSGLCADTGHVLGHAVRADLSVTFIGLKLGLFTGDGPDRVGTLVFDDLQADPQIVSQVESAAVRLDRPMLAQVAPRSPVAHKGSFGQVLVIGGDLGTGGAALLSAEAALRCGAGMVTLATRPEHVTASLVRRPEIMCSGVESTYGLTALVERADVLVVGPGLGQTPWGRSLLSLTAQRDLPQVWDADALNLLAAGAVELPAGSVITPHPGEAARLLQCSVGEVQADRPAAARALARRYACVALLKGAGTLIAAANGRLALCDRGHPAMAGAGLGDVLAGVIGALLAQDLTPFDAACLGAWLHAASGERLGEQGRGLAASDLIPVIRQLLEEQSPCLK
- the tsaE gene encoding tRNA (adenosine(37)-N6)-threonylcarbamoyltransferase complex ATPase subunit type 1 TsaE, with translation MPEVNLYAADEDAMLAVGARIAQVTDGRGVIYLHGDLGAGKTTLSRGLIRGFGHEGKVKSPTFTLVEPYELGDVQVFHFDLYRLVDPEELEFLGIRDYFEGNALCLIEWPERGAGILPKADMDITIAPHEAGRTLRLSPHTARGEAWCVALTDGEL
- a CDS encoding N-acetylmuramoyl-L-alanine amidase, with the protein product MRIRTLIGGLVLLLMAADLLAASDVQSVRLWRAPDNTRLVFDLSGPVEHKIFTLTSPDRLVIDVTGATLKAQLDKLGLQNTPVASLRAGQHDANTLRVVVDLHAPVSPKSFSLAPNQQYGHRLVVDLFDQATAARAATQPPATATPATPAAPVSPTLPAVKLPATGGSKRDIVIAIDAGHGGEDPGAIGPGKVYEKHVVLQISKELQRQINADKGFRAELVRTGDYFIPLRKRTEIARKKGADLFVSIHADAAPRSAAYGASVFALSDRGATSETARWLADSENRSDLIGGAGNVSLGDKDQMLAGVLLDLSMTASLSSSLNVGQKVLSNMGRITPLHKRRVEQAGFMVLKSPDIPSILVETGFISNPSEAKKLQTASHQQSLARSIHSGVRQFFHENPPPGTYVAWLRDSGKIASAPREHVVRSGESLALLAQRYQVSLAALRSSNSLSNDVIKVGQTLNIPATTLASQP
- the mutL gene encoding DNA mismatch repair endonuclease MutL, translating into MTDTPRIQLLSPRLANQIAAGEVVERPASVIKELLENSLDSGATRIEVDIEQGGAKLLRVRDDGCGIAPDDLPLALARHATSKIRDLEDLERVMSLGFRGEALASISSVSRLTMTSRTADASEAWQVETEGREMEARVQPAAHPVGTSVEVRDLFFNTPARRKFLRTEKTEFDHLQEVIKRLALARFDVAFHLRHNGKAILALHQAGDNASRGRRVAAVCGPAFLEQALPIEIERNGLRLWGWVGLPTFSRSQADLQYFYVNGRMVRDKLVAHAVRQAYRDVLFNGRHPTFVLFLDVDPAVVDVNVHPTKHEVRFRDSRMVHDFLYGTLHRALGDVRPEDQLAAPASVSPMTQASGLAAGEFAGQNEMSLAASVLERPQGDTSSWRGAGAGYQAPRPASAGYTAEAQGAYREFFTPLPESGPAALPASQDDVPPLGYALAQLKGVYILAENAQGMVLVDMHAAHERITYERLKTAMASEGLRGQPLLVPESIAVSQREADCAEEHGQWFQKLGFELQRLGPETLAIRQIPSLLKQAEATQLVRDVLADLLEYGTSDRIQAHLNELLATMACHGAVRANRRLTLPEMNALLRDMEHTERSGQCNHGRPTWTQLGMDELDKLFMRGR
- the miaA gene encoding tRNA (adenosine(37)-N6)-dimethylallyltransferase MiaA, producing MPSMPPAIFLMGPTASGKTDLALELARVLPCELISVDSALVYRGMDIGTAKPSSEVLAEFPHRLVDIRDPAESYSAAEFSADALAAMAEITAAGRIPLLVGGTMLYFKALQEGLADMPAADPLLRAELETMAATEGLQALHDQLAQVDPESAARIHPNDPQRLVRALEVYRVSGLTMSEHRARQRSQKGAADAPGSGVLPYTLAQLSIAPAQRHILHERIESRFRHMVEQGLVEEVEALRRRGDLHLGMPSIRAVGYRQVWEYLDGSSTREEMVERGIIATRQLAKRQFTWLRSWGEVHWLDSLSRDNLPRALKYLQSLSILS
- the hfq gene encoding RNA chaperone Hfq; the protein is MSKGHSLQDPYLNTLRKERVPVSIYLVNGIKLQGQIESFDQFVILLKNTVSQMVYKHAISTVVPGRPVRLPTAGDAEQSESGND
- the hflX gene encoding ribosome rescue GTPase HflX, which encodes MFFERPGGGERAILVHLDGQDPAAREDPQEFQELARSAGAEAVGFVNVARHQPTAKFLIGSGKVEELHDLVKDGEAELVIFNHTLTPSQERNLERALECRVLDRTGLILDIFAQRARTHEGKLQVELAQLEHMSTRLVRGWTHLERQKGGIGLRGPGETQLETDRRLLRVRIRQIKQRLEKVRGQREQARRGRRRADIPSVSLVGYTNAGKSTLFNALTESDVYAANQLFATLDPTLRRLELNDIGPVVLADTVGFIRHLPHKLVESFRATLEESSNADLLLHVIDAHEPERDQQIEQVLAVLGEIGANELPMLEVYNKVDLMVGIEPQIQRDADGRPQRVWVSARDGLGLDLVRQAIAELLGNDLFVGTLRLPQQLGRLRAQFFELSAVQRETHDEEGGSLLEVRLPRIELNRLISREGLRVDEFIEQHTLQ
- the hflK gene encoding FtsH protease activity modulator HflK — protein: MAWNEPGGNSNNQDPWGSGGGGRRGGGDQKGPPDLDEAFRKLQDSLNGMFGGKKRGGGSNLGGSGKRGGFGLVWIALVVLLAVWLFNAIYIVDEQEQAVVLRFGKYHETVGPGLNIYFPPIDRKFQENVTRERSYSKQGQMLTEDENIIEVPLTVQYKISNLQSFVLSVDQPEVSLQHATDSAVRHVVGSTAMDQVLTEGREVMAGEVKERLQRFLDNYGTGIVVTQVNLQSAAAPREVQEAFDDVIRAREDEQREKNQAESYANGVIPEARGQAQRMLEEASGYRDAVISRATGEADRFSKLVAEYRKAPEVTRERLYLETMQEVMSNTSKVMISGDGGQNLLYLPLDKMINSRGASTPAPAGVASGAAAQGTRLPPELDPREVRTRESR